The nucleotide window CTCAAGAGTACATTCAATTTATCACTAGCAACTTGGGTTACTAGTACAGGTTGGCGTAAATTACTTGAGTTCGCTAGTGAACTACCCTACCCTGTTGGTTCGTGCTACGCACTCACTACCGAGGGTGGGGCTTCCGACTTCAAGGGCGACAGCCTCACAGATGTCTTTCGACCCCTGCTTGGTCTTACGTTGCCTCCACCGGCAGTCGCGCTAGTTCCTAACGCGAGAAGTCTAAGACCCTCAGCCTTTAGGTTCTGTGCCGCATTGACATCTCTGTCGTGGTGCTTTCCACAACTAGAGCAAGTCCAATGACGCACATCCAAAGGCAAAGAGGAGACTCGGTGATAACAATTACTACAGGTCTTCGATGAAGGAAAAAATCTCTCCACCTTGACCAATATTTTGCCAGAACGCTCACACTTATAGTTCAGCATTCCAACGAAACTAGACCAGCCACAATCGCTTATCGCTTTTGCTAAACAATGATTTTTTACCATGTTCTTGACTGCTAGATCTTCCACAACGATGACTTGGTTTTCGTTCACCAGTTTATGGGAGAGTTTGTGCAAAAAGTCTTGTCTCGAATTACTTATTTTCTGATGGACTTTAGCAACTAATTTTCTAGCTCTATTGCGACTATTAGAGCCTTTTACTTTTCTAGATAGTTTGCGTTGTTTACGCTTGAGGTTTTGCTCATGCTTCTTGATATGCCGAGGATTGGGATACTTAGAGCCAGTGCTAGTAATAGCAAAGTCAGTGATACCCAAATCGATACCAATCGCATTGCCCTCACTGCTAGGGGTGGGATATTCGCCTTCTTGCTGGGTAAGAATAGCCGCAAAATATTGACCACTAGGATTCTTGGAGATAGTAACAGTTTTGACTTCACCGTCAAGGGGGCGATGCAAGTTGATTTTGATCCATCCCAATTTAGGAAGATAAATCAAGTTATCAACAAACTTAGTCCCTTGAGGATACTGGAGAGACTGCTTTCCGTGCTTCGATTTGAAGTTAGGAAACTTAGTTCTTTTCTCAAAAAAGTTGATAAACGATTTGCTCAAATTCAGGGTGACAGATTGCAGAACTTGAGAATGACATTCACCCAGCCAAGGAAACTCTTTCTTGAGTGCTGGCAGCAGTGCATTGAGTCCTTCTCTAGACAATCCCTTCCCTGTCTCGGCATAGGTAGTAGTAGTCTCGTTCAGAGCGCGATTCCACCACCAACGGGCGCAACCGAAAAACTGAGAGAGCTTTTCGGCTTGTGCGTCGGAGGGATAGATTCGAGCTTTGACAGACTGATACATCGTTGTTTATCACGAAATGTTTTCATGATAACACAGATTGATTCAGTGGTTAAAACAAGGAATTTGCTCGTCTCGTCGCCCATCCACCCATCTCTCTATGGCTTACGCCTACTAGCTCGTGGGTGGATGGGACTCCTCATCTCGTTTCTCGTGCGAGACGCTACGCGAACGGCTTTCATCCCCTAAGAGCTCCGTTCTCGCCAGGAAGGGGAATTCCCGCCTGTTCAGTTAAATAACTCAAAAACTTGGCGACAAAAAAACTTAATTTGGTCGATCGTTTGAGCATTAGGTTGAACTTCCCCCACAAACTGCCAATCTTGGACAGTAGATAGTCGCCACTTTTCCCCAGTATGATTAAATCCAACTACCTCCAGACCGATCGCTCTTCTCAAATTCTCTATGGGGTCTTGATACAGCCTAATTTGCACCAAAATACTCCGACTTTGCCAACGCCGACTCCATCCAGGTAAATGGAAACCAATATCAATGGAGTCAGGATCGAC belongs to Merismopedia glauca CCAP 1448/3 and includes:
- a CDS encoding RNA-guided endonuclease InsQ/TnpB family protein, which encodes MYQSVKARIYPSDAQAEKLSQFFGCARWWWNRALNETTTTYAETGKGLSREGLNALLPALKKEFPWLGECHSQVLQSVTLNLSKSFINFFEKRTKFPNFKSKHGKQSLQYPQGTKFVDNLIYLPKLGWIKINLHRPLDGEVKTVTISKNPSGQYFAAILTQQEGEYPTPSSEGNAIGIDLGITDFAITSTGSKYPNPRHIKKHEQNLKRKQRKLSRKVKGSNSRNRARKLVAKVHQKISNSRQDFLHKLSHKLVNENQVIVVEDLAVKNMVKNHCLAKAISDCGWSSFVGMLNYKCERSGKILVKVERFFPSSKTCSNCYHRVSSLPLDVRHWTCSSCGKHHDRDVNAAQNLKAEGLRLLALGTSATAGGGNVRPSRGRKTSVRLSPLKSEAPPSVVSA